A single genomic interval of Juglans regia cultivar Chandler chromosome 1, Walnut 2.0, whole genome shotgun sequence harbors:
- the LOC109009658 gene encoding protein SIEVE ELEMENT OCCLUSION B-like isoform X1: MTQTPANVQQLMRGDRLMLSSSDDNVMLEQIHGTHSPDGREVDVRSLLRIVEDILKRTTPSINTIAALGIQPPTKALEDKTYQASFIGVPEAFALDQISCHLTCQCSGSGGAHANTISILNMLSNYSWDAKLVLALSAFALNYGEFWLVAQNYTSNQLAKSMAILRQLLEILEHSNILKPNFDAINNLTKVMLDITRCIVEFRELTAKYKTTDIAALSMALEHIPIAVYWTTRSVVACASQIVGLTGLGHAHTVLTTEALELSTLTHKVSNMHGNLATQLAMCNNHVDERKQIEAFQNLKNLFDMTHDDNMRILRELIYPRDDQQPLVDGATKRRVNIDVLRRKNVLLLISDLDMLQEEPTILERIYKEVSQIPIKQESQYEVVWLPILDPDSPWTETRQKQFENLQATKLQATMPWYSIRHPSLIERAVIKFIKVVWNFRKKPILVVIDPQGRLANTNALHMLWIWGSMAFPFTSTREDALWKQETWRLELLVNDIDPTILNWISEGRYICIYGGDDIEWIRKLTTTTRGMAQATGISLGMVYVGKSNPKERVRINTETIRVEELSHYWTDMTSVMYFWVRIESMWQSKMQLGINVENDSVMQEIMTLLSFDGSEGGWALLSRGSSEIVRATGSTFLNCLMQYDVWKEQAQLKGIVPAIRDHLTKLQTPHRCNRIVLPGTAGRTPERVVCSECGRTMEKFIMYKCCNE; encoded by the exons ATGACACAAACACCAGCCAATGTGCAGCAACTGATGAGAGGTGACCGACTCATGTTGTCATCCTCCGATGACAATGTGATGTTGGAGCAGATTCATGGAACCCATTCTCCTGATGGGCGTGAGGTTGATGTCAGATCTCTTCTTCGTATTGTTGAGGACATACTCAAACGTACCACGCCAAGCATTAATACCATTGCTGCCCTG GGTATTCAACCACCTACAAAAGCTTTAGAGGACAAGACCTATCAAGCCAGCTTCATCGGCGTTCCAGAAGCTTTTGCCCTGGATCAAATTTCCTGCCAT TTAACCTGCCAGTGTTCGGGTAGCGGGGGTGCACATGCAAATACAATCTCAATATTGAATATGCTAAGTAATTATTCATGGGATGCAAAGTTGGTGCTAGCCTTATCAGCTTTTGCATTGAACTATGGTGAATTCTGGCTTGTTGCTCAGAACTACACTTCAAACCAACTTGCCAAATCAATGGCAATCCTTAGACAACTACTTGAGATTTTGGAGCATTCTAACATCCTAAAACCCAACTTTGATGCAATAAATAACCTTACCAAAGTGATGCTGGATATTACAAGATGCATTGTGGAGTTTAGGGAGCTAACAGCTAAGTACAAGACAACTGATATTGCTGCACTGTCCATGGCCTTGGAACATATACCAATTGCTGTCTACTGGACCACCAGAAGTGTCGTGGCTTGTGCATCCCAGATTGTTGGCCTTACGGGATTGGGACATGC GCACACAGTTTTAACTACAGAGGCTTTGGAGCTATCGACCCTGACTCATAAGGTCAGCAACATGCATGGTAACCTAGCAACTCAATTGGCTATGTGCAACAATCATGTAG ATGAAAGAAAGCAAATTGAAGCTTTTCAGAACCTAAAAAATTTGTTTGACATGACCCATGATGACAACATGAGGATTCTCAGGGAATTGATTTATCCAAGGGATGACCAACAACCACTTGTTGATGGAGCCACCAAAAGAAGG GTTAACATTGATGTTCTAAGGAGAAAAAATGTTTTACTGCTCATATCGGACCTCGACATGTTGCAAGAAGAACCTACTATTCTTGAACGGATATACAAGGAGGTTTCACAAATTCCAATAAAGCAGGAGAGTCAGTACGAAGTTGTGTGGCTCCCGATTTTAGACCCAGATTCCCCATGGACTGAGACTAGGCAAAAGCAATTCGAGAATCTGCAAGCAACCAAATTGCAAGCAACAATGCCATGGTACAGCATTCGCCATCCTTCCTTGATCGAGCGAGCAGTGATCAAGTTCATAAAGGTGGTCTGGAATTTCAGGAAGAAGCCAATTCTTGTGGTGATAGACCCGCAGGGACGGCTTGCAAATACAAATGCGCTCCACATGTTGTGGATTTGGGGGAGTATGGCCTTCCCTTTCACTAGCACGAGGGAGGATGCTCTATGGAAGCAAGAGACTTGGAGACTTGAATTATTGGTGAATGACATTGATCCAACGATTTTGAACTGG ATATCAGAAGGAAGATACATATGCATCTATGGTGGAGACGATATAGAGTGGATCCGAAAGCTTACGACAACCACACGTGGTATGGCACAAGCTACTGGCATTTCATTGGGGATGGTTTATGTTGGAAAGAGTAACCCCAAAGAGCGTGTGAGAATAAACACTGAAACCATCAGAGTAGAAGAACTCAGTCACTACTGGACGGACATGACTTCTGTTATGTATTTCTGGGTTAGGATAGAAAGCATGTGGCAATCTAAGATGCAACTAGGAATAAATGTAGAGAACGATAGTGTAATGCAAGAGATTATGACATTGCTTAGCTTTGATGGCAGTGAGGGTGGATGGGCCTTGCTCAGCAGAGGATCGTCTGAGATTGTTAGAGCAACAGGGAGCACATTTTTAAATTGCTTAATGCAGTATGATGTGTGGAAAGAGCAAGCACAACTAAAGGGTATTGTGCCAGCAATTAGAGATCACCTTACGAAGCTTCAAACCCCACATCGCTGCAACCGCATCGTGCTACCAGGTACTGCTGGGAGGACGCCGGAAAGAGTGGTATGTTCAGAGTGTGGACGTACGATGGAGAAGTTTATCATGTATAAATGTTGCAACGAATAA
- the LOC118349420 gene encoding uncharacterized protein LOC118349420 gives MASGFHKLLRRSPAARFIAALQNPHAPNPTASLIFSQTRIEPTDPTPFLGSSKAENLTDSEFSRIYPSFPFGFYLNPICSCLSVPSEAEDAVLGDCGTVWADSVKKKRKRKMNKHKYQKLRKRLRRQT, from the coding sequence ATGGCTTCAGGGTTCCACAAGCTCCTCAGAAGATCGCCGGCCGCAAGATTCATCGCGGCTTTGCAAAATCCACATGCCCCGAATCCTACAGCATCCCTTATTTTTTCCCAGACCCGCATCGAACCCACCGATCCAACCCCGTTTCTGGGTTCATCCAAAGCAGAGAACTTGACCGATTCCGAGTTTTCGAGGATTTACCCGAGCTTCCCATTTGGGTTTTACTTGAACCCGATTTGCTCTTGTTTGTCGGTCCCGTCCGAGGCAGAGGACGCGGTGCTTGGTGATTGCGGGACCGTATGGGCGGATAgtgtgaagaagaagaggaagagaaagatgaaCAAGCACAAGTACCAGAAACTGAGGAAGCGTCTCAGGAGGCAGACTTAG
- the LOC109009659 gene encoding protein SIEVE ELEMENT OCCLUSION B-like — translation MERKVPAGSSQQSNVASSAQQPTRANNPLQVPFSQPNQQLGSYQQPNQQLGSLQQPNQQLDSLQQSTQLGPVQQPRLTSNVFQGSLMQQPSQLGSFQPANKLGSFQPNQQLGSLQQQAGLASKFAPNSMQQLIKGDRSMITLSDDSYMVKQIQETHNPDGREVDVRPLLYIVEDILNRATLPAEGIITTGTQAQIENLEDKTHQANLLVMLDALSYTIDRIASEIAYKAFSGMDAHQTTLSIFNMVSPFAWDAKLVLAVAAFALNYGEFWLLAQMYSTNNLAKSMALLRQVPSLIEHAGILKPRLDALNDLLRSILEVSRCVVEFKELPSMYITQDVPALASAWAHVPTAVYWTVRSLVACAAQISSFTSLGYEFVTSATESWELSTLAHKLKTIRDHLKKQLEICYQYIEEKRDIEDFQTLVNLFEMIHIDNIKPLKALIYPRDDLQPLVDGSSKKRVNIEVLRRKNVLLLISTLDISQDELSILEQIYNESRLHPTRQDIQYEVVWIPIVDRSVQWTDPMQKQFEALQSGMPWYTVYHPSLIGKAVMRFVRERWHFRNKPILVVLDPQGKVVSPNAIHMMWIWGSNAFPFTSLREEALWRDETWRLELLVDGIDQTILNWVKEEKYIFVYGGDDIEWIRKFTNAARAVSVAAKIPIEMVYVGKGSKRDKVRRVIATITVEKLSTCWQDQTMIWFFWTRLESMLFSKIQLGKADDHMDPMMQEIKKLLTYDREGGWAVLSKGSSVVVNGHGNTMLPTLLEYDSWKQNVSVLGFDLAFKNHHDMLRGISHPCSRFEFSHVAGKIPEGMRCPECHRGMEKYTTFLCCHDEGILSILQ, via the exons ATGGAGAGAAAGGTGCCAGCTGGTTCGTCGCAGCAATCCAACGTTGCTAGTTCTGCACAGCAACCCACTCGGGCTAACAATCCATTGCAGGTTCCGTTTTCGCAACCCAACCAGCAATTGGGTTCATATCAGCAACCCAACCAGCAATTGGGTTCTTTGCAGCAACCCAACCAACAATTGGATTCTTTGCAGCAATCCACCCAACTTGGTCCTGTGCAGCAACCCCGTCTGACCAGCAATGTTTTCCAAGGTTCATTAATGCAGCAACCAAGCCAATTGGGTAGTTTCCAGCCCGCCAACAAGCTGGGTTCTTTCCAGCCCAACCAACAACTGGGTTCTTTGCAGCAACAAGCTGGCCTGGCCAGCAAGTTCGCACCTAATTCCATGCAGCAACTGATCAAAGGTGATCGAAGCATGATAACATTGTCCGATGACAGTTATATGGTGAAGCAAATTCAGGAAACCCATAATCCAGATGGACGAGAAGTTGATGTCAGACCCCTTCTTTATATTGTTGAGGACATTCTTAATCGTGCCACTTTGCCTGCTGAAGGCATCATTACAACG GGTACGCAAGCACAAATTGAAAACTTGGAGGACAAGACCCACCAAGCCAATCTCCTTGTCATGCTTGATGCTCTGTCTTATACAATTGATCGAATTGCTTCCGAG ATAGCATACAAGGCTTTCAGTGGCATGGATGCACACCAAACGACACTCTCAATATTTAACATGGTATCTCCCTTTGCATGGGATGCTAAGCTAGTGCTGGCCGTAGCGGCTTTTGCTTTGAACTATGGAGAATTCTGGCTCCTTGCCCAGATGTACTCAACAAACAACCTTGCCAAATCAATGGCGCTCCTGAGGCAGGTACCTAGCCTCATTGAGCATGCAGGCATACTAAAACCCCGATTGGATGCACTTAATGATCTACTTAGGTCGATACTGGAAGTGAGCCGTTGTGTGGTTGAATTTAAAGAACTACCATCCATGTATATCACCCAAGATGTACCTGCATTAGCCTCAGCCTGGGCACATGTTCCAACAGCTGTCTACTGGACCGTAAGGAGTCTTGTGGCTTGCGCAGCTCAAATTAGTAGCTTCACAAGCTTGGGTTACGA GTTTGTGACATCCGCCACAGAATCATGGGAGCTATCCACCCTAGCTCACAAGCTCAAAACCATACGAGACCATCTCAAGAAGCAGTTGGAAATATGCTACCAATACATAG AGGAGAAAAGGGACATTGAAGATTTTCAAACGCTTGTCAATCTTTTTGAGATGATACACATTGACAACATAAAGCCTCTCAAGGCGTTGATTTACCCAAGGGATGATCTGCAGCCTCTTGTAGATGGTTCCTCCAAGAAAAGG GTTAACATAGAGGTTCTTAGGAGGAAGAATGTGTTATTGCTCATTTCGACCCTTGACATCTCCCAAGACGAGCTCTCGATTCTTGAACAAATTTACAATGAGTCCAGGCTCCACCCAACGAGGCAAGACATTCAATATGAGGTTGTGTGGATCCCGATTGTGGATCGTTCCGTCCAGTGGACTGATCCCATGCAAAAGCAGTTTGAGGCCCTACAGTCTGGCATGCCATGGTACACGGTGTACCACCCATCCTTGATAGGGAAGGCGGTGATGAGGTTCGTCAGGGAAAGGTGGCACTTCAGGAATAAGCCAATCCTTGTGGTGCTAGACCCTCAAGGAAAAGTGGTGTCTCCTAATGCAATCCACATGATGTGGATTTGGGGAAGTAATGCCTTCCCTTTCACTAGCTTGAGGGAAGAAGCTCTCTGGAGGGATGAGACTTGGAGGCTTGAGCTGTTAGTGGATGGCATTGACCAAACAATACTGAACTGG gttaaagaagaaaaatacattttcgTGTACGGAGGAGATGACATTGAATGGATTCGAAAATTTACAAACGCAGCACGCGCTGTTTCGGTGGCAGCGAAAATACCCATAGAGATGGTCTACGTTGGAAAAGGTAGCAAAAGGGATAAAGTCCGGCGAGTCATAGCGACCATCACAGTAGAGAAGCTGAGTACCTGCTGGCAAGACCAAACCATGATATGGTTCTTCTGGACCCGCCTTGAAAGCATGTTGTTCTCCAAGATTCAACTAGGCAAGGCTGACGACCACATGGATCCCATGATGCAAGAGATCAAGAAGCTGCTTACCTACGACAGAGAAGGCGGTTGGGCTGTGCTCAGTAAAGGGTCTAGCGTGGTGGTAAATGGGCATGGGAACACAATGCTGCCCACTTTGTTGGAGTATGATTCATGGAAGCAGAATGTTTCCGTGCTTGGCTTTGATTTGGCTTTCAAGAACCACCATGACATGCTTCGTGGTATTTCTCACCCCTGCTCTCGCTTTGAGTTCTCGCATGTTGCCGGAAAGATCCCGGAAGGCATGAGATGCCCCGAGTGTCACCGCGGCATGGAGAAATACACTACTTTCCTCTGCTGCCATGATGAGGGTATTCTAAGCATACTGCAGTAG
- the LOC109009658 gene encoding protein SIEVE ELEMENT OCCLUSION B-like isoform X2, with product MTQTPANVQQLMRGDRLMLSSSDDNVMLEQIHGTHSPDGREVDVRSLLRIVEDILKRTTPSINTIAALGIQPPTKALEDKTYQASFIGVPEAFALDQISCHLTCQCSGSGGAHANTISILNMLSNYSWDAKLVLALSAFALNYGEFWLVAQNYTSNQLAKSMAILRQLLEILEHSNILKPNFDAINNLTKVMLDITRCIVEFRELTAKYKTTDIAALSMALEHIPIAVYWTTRSVVACASQIVGLTGLGHAHTVLTTEALELSTLTHKVSNMHGNLATQLAMCNNHVDERKQIEAFQNLKNLFDMTHDDNMRILRELIYPRDDQQPLVDGATKRRVNIDVLRRKNVLLLISDLDMLQEEPTILERIYKEVSQIPIKQESQYEVVWLPILDPDSPWTETRQKQFENLQATKLQATMPWKKPILVVIDPQGRLANTNALHMLWIWGSMAFPFTSTREDALWKQETWRLELLVNDIDPTILNWISEGRYICIYGGDDIEWIRKLTTTTRGMAQATGISLGMVYVGKSNPKERVRINTETIRVEELSHYWTDMTSVMYFWVRIESMWQSKMQLGINVENDSVMQEIMTLLSFDGSEGGWALLSRGSSEIVRATGSTFLNCLMQYDVWKEQAQLKGIVPAIRDHLTKLQTPHRCNRIVLPGTAGRTPERVVCSECGRTMEKFIMYKCCNE from the exons ATGACACAAACACCAGCCAATGTGCAGCAACTGATGAGAGGTGACCGACTCATGTTGTCATCCTCCGATGACAATGTGATGTTGGAGCAGATTCATGGAACCCATTCTCCTGATGGGCGTGAGGTTGATGTCAGATCTCTTCTTCGTATTGTTGAGGACATACTCAAACGTACCACGCCAAGCATTAATACCATTGCTGCCCTG GGTATTCAACCACCTACAAAAGCTTTAGAGGACAAGACCTATCAAGCCAGCTTCATCGGCGTTCCAGAAGCTTTTGCCCTGGATCAAATTTCCTGCCAT TTAACCTGCCAGTGTTCGGGTAGCGGGGGTGCACATGCAAATACAATCTCAATATTGAATATGCTAAGTAATTATTCATGGGATGCAAAGTTGGTGCTAGCCTTATCAGCTTTTGCATTGAACTATGGTGAATTCTGGCTTGTTGCTCAGAACTACACTTCAAACCAACTTGCCAAATCAATGGCAATCCTTAGACAACTACTTGAGATTTTGGAGCATTCTAACATCCTAAAACCCAACTTTGATGCAATAAATAACCTTACCAAAGTGATGCTGGATATTACAAGATGCATTGTGGAGTTTAGGGAGCTAACAGCTAAGTACAAGACAACTGATATTGCTGCACTGTCCATGGCCTTGGAACATATACCAATTGCTGTCTACTGGACCACCAGAAGTGTCGTGGCTTGTGCATCCCAGATTGTTGGCCTTACGGGATTGGGACATGC GCACACAGTTTTAACTACAGAGGCTTTGGAGCTATCGACCCTGACTCATAAGGTCAGCAACATGCATGGTAACCTAGCAACTCAATTGGCTATGTGCAACAATCATGTAG ATGAAAGAAAGCAAATTGAAGCTTTTCAGAACCTAAAAAATTTGTTTGACATGACCCATGATGACAACATGAGGATTCTCAGGGAATTGATTTATCCAAGGGATGACCAACAACCACTTGTTGATGGAGCCACCAAAAGAAGG GTTAACATTGATGTTCTAAGGAGAAAAAATGTTTTACTGCTCATATCGGACCTCGACATGTTGCAAGAAGAACCTACTATTCTTGAACGGATATACAAGGAGGTTTCACAAATTCCAATAAAGCAGGAGAGTCAGTACGAAGTTGTGTGGCTCCCGATTTTAGACCCAGATTCCCCATGGACTGAGACTAGGCAAAAGCAATTCGAGAATCTGCAAGCAACCAAATTGCAAGCAACAATGCCATG GAAGAAGCCAATTCTTGTGGTGATAGACCCGCAGGGACGGCTTGCAAATACAAATGCGCTCCACATGTTGTGGATTTGGGGGAGTATGGCCTTCCCTTTCACTAGCACGAGGGAGGATGCTCTATGGAAGCAAGAGACTTGGAGACTTGAATTATTGGTGAATGACATTGATCCAACGATTTTGAACTGG ATATCAGAAGGAAGATACATATGCATCTATGGTGGAGACGATATAGAGTGGATCCGAAAGCTTACGACAACCACACGTGGTATGGCACAAGCTACTGGCATTTCATTGGGGATGGTTTATGTTGGAAAGAGTAACCCCAAAGAGCGTGTGAGAATAAACACTGAAACCATCAGAGTAGAAGAACTCAGTCACTACTGGACGGACATGACTTCTGTTATGTATTTCTGGGTTAGGATAGAAAGCATGTGGCAATCTAAGATGCAACTAGGAATAAATGTAGAGAACGATAGTGTAATGCAAGAGATTATGACATTGCTTAGCTTTGATGGCAGTGAGGGTGGATGGGCCTTGCTCAGCAGAGGATCGTCTGAGATTGTTAGAGCAACAGGGAGCACATTTTTAAATTGCTTAATGCAGTATGATGTGTGGAAAGAGCAAGCACAACTAAAGGGTATTGTGCCAGCAATTAGAGATCACCTTACGAAGCTTCAAACCCCACATCGCTGCAACCGCATCGTGCTACCAGGTACTGCTGGGAGGACGCCGGAAAGAGTGGTATGTTCAGAGTGTGGACGTACGATGGAGAAGTTTATCATGTATAAATGTTGCAACGAATAA